A genomic region of Papaver somniferum cultivar HN1 chromosome 7, ASM357369v1, whole genome shotgun sequence contains the following coding sequences:
- the LOC113293020 gene encoding uncharacterized protein LOC113293020 isoform X2, with translation MGSVVLGGRRPLAIGLVIVMILGSAVYFKLWSIDYDFSSEDREYLRRQFDLANREAMDESAEWRLKYDQELQKSNVCAKELAEANENLRRKLKEAARINKKLSTLEQAIVITIFNRKTLAYSTG, from the exons ATGGGAAGTGTTGTATTGGGAGGAAGAAGACCATTAGCGATTGGATTAGTTATAGTTATGATTTTAGGAAGTGCTGTTTACTTCAAGCTTTGGTCTATTGATTATGATTTTTCTTCCGAAGATAGAGAATACTTACG AAGACAATTTGATCTAGCTAATAGAGAAGCAATGGATGAATCAGCTGAATGGAGACTTaaatatgatcaagagcttcagAAATCTAATGTTTGTGCCAAGGAACTCGCAGAG GCTAACGAGAATCTTAGGAGGAAGCTGAAAGAAGCTGCTCGTATCAACAAGAAACTGTCCACTCTAGAACAG GCTATTGTGATTACAATTTTTAATAGGAAAACGTTGGCTTACTCGACCGGGTAG
- the LOC113298593 gene encoding guanine nucleotide-binding protein subunit beta-like protein: MAENLFLRGTLKGHDDMVTAIACPIDNSDMIVSSSRDKSILVWSLTKQGENYGVPKRRLTGHGHFVQDVVLSSDGQFALSGSWDGELRLWDLNTGVTTRRFVGHTKDVLSVAFSIDNRQIVSASRDRSIKLWNTLGECKYTIQDGDSHTNWVSCVRFSPNTFQPTIVSASWDKTVKVWNLTNCKLRNTLAGHGGYVNTVAVSPDGSLCASGGKDGVTLLWDLAEGKKLYSLDAGGIIHALCFSPNRYWLCAATEEGVKIWDLESKSVVQELKLEPETGKNKTFYCSSLNWSSDGSTLFTGYTDGAIRVWGVGRY; encoded by the exons ATGGCAGAAAATTTATTCCTTCGCGGAACATTGAAAGGTCACGATGACATGGTTACAGCCATTGCTTGTCCAATCGACAACTCAGACATGATTGTTTCATCTTCTCGTGacaaatcgatccttgtatggagtCTTACCAAACAAGGAGAAAACTATGGAGTTCCTAAACGTCGTCTTACTGGTCATGGTCATTTTGTTCAAGATGTTGTTTTGTCATCTGATGGTCAGTTTGCACTATCTGGTTCATGGGATGGTGAACTTCGTCTCTGGGATCTCAACACTGGTGTTACTACTCGTAGATTCGTTGGTCATACCAAAGATGTGTTGTCTGTTGCTTTCTCGATTGATAACCGCCAGATTGTTTCTGCTTCAAGGGATAGATCGATCAAGCTGTGGAATACTTTGGGTGAATGTAAGTATACCATTCAAGATGGTGATTCACATACTAACTGGGTAAGCTGTGTTAGGTTTAGTCCTAATACTTTTCAGCCAACTATTGTTTCTGCATCTTGGGATAAGACTGTCAAAGTATGGAATTTGACTAACTGTAAGTTGAGGAACACTTTGGCTGGACATGGTGGCTATGTCAACACTGTTGCTGTTTCACCTGATGGTTCATTGTGTGCAAGTGGTGGTAAAGATGGTGTCACTTTGCTTTGGGATTTGGCTGAGGGTAAGAAATTGTATTCCCTTGATGCTGGTGGTATTATTCATGCTTTGTGCTTTAGTCCAAATAGGTACTGGCTTTGCGCTGCAACTGAGGAAGGTGTTAAGATTTGGGATCTTGAGAGTAAGAGTGTTGTTCAGGAATTGAAGCTTGAACCAGAAACAGGAAAGAACAAG ACATTTTACTGCTCAAGCTTGAACTGGAGTTCAGACGGAAGTACTCTTTTCACTGGGTACACAGATGGTGCCATTAGAGTTTGGGGAGTTGGCCGTTACTAA
- the LOC113293020 gene encoding uncharacterized protein LOC113293020 isoform X1, with translation MGSVVLGGRRPLAIGLVIVMILGSAVYFKLWSIDYDFSSEDREYLRRQFDLANREAMDESAEWRLKYDQELQKSNVCAKELAEANENLRRKLKEAARINKKLSTLEQENVGLLDRVESLTQEIQTEKLKCSL, from the exons ATGGGAAGTGTTGTATTGGGAGGAAGAAGACCATTAGCGATTGGATTAGTTATAGTTATGATTTTAGGAAGTGCTGTTTACTTCAAGCTTTGGTCTATTGATTATGATTTTTCTTCCGAAGATAGAGAATACTTACG AAGACAATTTGATCTAGCTAATAGAGAAGCAATGGATGAATCAGCTGAATGGAGACTTaaatatgatcaagagcttcagAAATCTAATGTTTGTGCCAAGGAACTCGCAGAG GCTAACGAGAATCTTAGGAGGAAGCTGAAAGAAGCTGCTCGTATCAACAAGAAACTGTCCACTCTAGAACAG GAAAACGTTGGCTTACTCGACCGGGTAGAATCTTTAACGCAAGAGATCCAAACTGAGAAGTTGAAGTGCAGCTTGTGA